Proteins from one Triticum aestivum cultivar Chinese Spring chromosome 7A, IWGSC CS RefSeq v2.1, whole genome shotgun sequence genomic window:
- the LOC123150233 gene encoding omega-amidase, chloroplastic — protein MPQAAPYKIALCQLPVTADKHGNIARARARIDAAAAAGAKLVVLPEIWNCPYAMETMRSYAEDIDGGRSPSVSMLSEVAAARKITIVGGSVPEMASGQLFNTCCVVGPDGEIKAKHRKLHLFGIDIPGDITFRESDTFTPGQEPTVVDTDVGRIGIGICHDIRFPELAMLYRSRGAHLICYPSAFNMSTGQLLWDLMQKSRAVDNQLFVATCSPARDPNSQSDFVAWGNSSLIGPFGEVLAAAGHEDATVIGEIDLSLIEAVRANLPLETQGRGDLYRLVDVERE, from the exons ATGCCACAGGCAGCACCGTACAAGATCGCGCTGTGCCAGCTGCCGGTCACCGCGGACAAgcacggcaacatcgcccgcgcgcgcgcccgcatcgacgccgccgcggccgccggcgCCAAGCTCGTCGTCCTGccg GAAATATGGAACTGCCCCTACGCGATGGAGACCATGCGGAGCTACGCCGAGGACATCGACGGCGGTCGGTCGCCGTCGGTCTCGATGCTGTCGGAGGTGGCCGCTGCCAGGAAGATCACCATCGTCGGCGGATCCGTGCCCGAGATGGCTTCCGGGCAGCTGTTCAACACCTGCTGCGTGGTCGGGCCTGACGGGGAGATCAAGGCCAAGCACAGGAAG CTGCATCTGTTTGGAATTGACATCCCCGGAGACATCACTTTCAGGGAATCCGATACCTTCACTCCTGGGCAAGAACCCACTGTAGTTGACACAG ACGTTGGACGGATTGGTATTGGGATTTGTCATGATATCCGCTTCCCAGAACTGGCAATGCTGTATCGATCAAGAG GTGCACACTTGATATGCTATCCTTCTGCATTCAACATGAGCACCGGGCAGCTCCTCTGGGACCTTATGCAAAAGTCCAG GGCTGTTGACAATCAG TTGTTCGTGGCGACCTGCTCACCTGCACGAGACCCCAACTCGCAGTCGGACTTCGTGGCCTGGGGCAACTCAAGCCTCATCGGACCA TTTGGCGAGGTTCTTGCGGCGGCAGGGCACGAGGACGCGACCGTCATCGGCGAGATCGACCTGTCTTTGATTGAAGCTGTGAG GGCGAACCTCCCTTTGGAAACGCAGGGTAGAGGGGATCTGTACAGGTTGGTCGATGTCGAGAGGGAATGA